In one Macaca nemestrina isolate mMacNem1 chromosome 2, mMacNem.hap1, whole genome shotgun sequence genomic region, the following are encoded:
- the LOC105477694 gene encoding appetite-regulating hormone has protein sequence MPSPGNVCSLLLLGMLWLDLAMAGSSFLSPEHQRAQQRKESKKPPAKLQPRALGGWLRPEDGDQAEGAEDELEIQFNAPFDVGIKLSGVQYQQHSQALGKFLQDILWEEAKEAPADK, from the exons ATGCCCTCCCCAGGGAACGTCTGTAGCCTCCTGCTCCTCGGCATGCTCTGGCTGGACTTGGCCATGGCAGGCTCCAGCTTCCTGAGCCCTGAACACCAGAGAGCCCAG CAGAGAAAGGAGTCCAAGAAGCCACCAGCCAAGCTGCAGCCCCGAGCTCTAGGAGGCTGGCTCCGCCCAGAAGATGGAGATCAGGCAGAAGGGGCGGAGGATGAACTGGAAATCCAG TTCAACGCCCCCTTTGATGTTGGAATCAAGCTGTCAGGGGTTCAGTACCAGCAGCACAGCCAGGCCCTGGGGAAGTTTCTTCAGGACATCCTCTGGGAAGAGGCCAAAG AGGCCCCAGCTGACAAGTGA